From the Candidatus Kryptoniota bacterium genome, one window contains:
- a CDS encoding cohesin domain-containing protein, with translation MVKTSKYMTILLLLAASSSAVVAQVRLSIPDTSGARGNKITLPVYVDTSLTGKGVEAYQIQLSYNSTYMSVDSVISTGTLSQTLGPVSYNISIPGMVSIASAGSTALTGTGVLIYVRFILNAAGLDSVSFSGGGEKNFLNEGNPSVVLTNGSVDVLAIPSNLRAVTIDFDRISMSWNDSANNVTGFVLQRTLDTTTSWSNEASLRANFSTWSDTGLNDGTEYYYRLCAVDSPWISGYSNVASAITPLRPPTNLTASQIVGEKIKLQWQDNSGSELKYYIERKTGAAGTYGVIDSVGTNVTTITDSSVVAGSVYYYRVRGANSLVTSAYSNEVNLTVTGIRMDRAGVPDEFDVSQNYPNPFNPSTNIAFQVPSASHVTIRVYDMIGREVATLANADYPAGYYDVTFDANGLSSGVYLFRVTAGGYVRLKKMVLMK, from the coding sequence ATGGTTAAAACTTCAAAGTACATGACGATTTTGCTCTTGCTGGCTGCGTCCTCATCTGCAGTCGTAGCTCAAGTGAGGTTGTCTATTCCAGATACAAGCGGTGCCAGGGGAAACAAGATCACTTTGCCGGTCTACGTGGATACAAGCCTTACGGGCAAGGGCGTTGAGGCATACCAGATTCAGTTGAGTTATAATTCGACTTACATGTCAGTGGACAGCGTAATATCGACTGGAACCTTGAGCCAGACACTCGGTCCGGTAAGCTACAACATATCCATCCCTGGAATGGTGAGCATTGCTTCGGCCGGGTCAACAGCCCTTACCGGGACAGGTGTGTTGATCTATGTCCGATTTATTCTTAACGCAGCCGGCTTAGATTCTGTGTCTTTTTCCGGGGGAGGTGAAAAGAATTTCCTTAACGAAGGGAATCCTTCTGTAGTGCTTACAAATGGGAGTGTGGATGTATTAGCTATCCCCTCAAATCTTCGCGCGGTGACCATTGACTTTGATAGAATAAGTATGTCTTGGAATGACAGTGCGAACAATGTAACTGGCTTTGTCTTGCAGCGGACTTTGGATACAACGACCTCATGGTCCAATGAGGCGAGCTTGCGAGCGAATTTCAGTACCTGGTCCGACACAGGTCTGAATGACGGGACAGAATATTACTACAGGCTCTGTGCCGTGGACAGTCCATGGATCTCCGGCTATTCGAATGTTGCAAGTGCGATTACACCGCTCAGACCGCCGACAAACCTGACCGCAAGTCAAATCGTCGGGGAGAAGATTAAACTCCAGTGGCAGGATAATTCCGGGAGCGAATTGAAATATTACATTGAGCGGAAGACAGGCGCGGCAGGTACATACGGAGTTATCGATTCCGTCGGAACGAACGTCACTACTATTACCGACTCATCCGTAGTCGCCGGCAGCGTGTATTACTACCGGGTCAGGGGAGCAAATTCGCTCGTTACCTCGGCTTATTCGAACGAAGTGAACCTGACAGTGACAGGTATCAGGATGGACCGGGCCGGTGTACCGGACGAATTTGATGTGTCGCAAAACTATCCCAATCCGTTCAACCCGTCGACTAACATAGCGTTCCAGGTTCCGAGCGCGAGCCACGTGACTATCAGGGTTTACGACATGATCGGGAGGGAAGTCGCTACATTGGCCAATGCGGATTATCCTGCCGGATATTACGACGTCACTTTTGACGCGAACGGGCTTTCAAGCGGCGTCTATTTATTCAGAGTGACTGCCGGTGGTTACGTCCGGCTTAAGAAAATGGTTCTGATGAAATAG
- a CDS encoding tail fiber protein — translation MEPISLPGNTEEKKPAERRRFLAKILGAVAGAGMLGGAGKLLAQVGKKSVDSNGNQKKVMDNDPFVGQIEMVGFNFAPVGWALCDGSLIAISTNEALFSLLGTTFGGNGINTFGLPDLRGRFPLGMGQGNGLTDRPIGEESGEENHTLISSEMPIHTHQVEASTSNGTSSTPSGNYPAVNNEGIQHYATTANGTMSASMLTSAGSSQSHNNMPPFLAVNFIIATSGIFPARS, via the coding sequence ATGGAACCGATTAGTTTACCAGGGAACACAGAAGAAAAGAAACCCGCAGAGCGGAGACGGTTTCTTGCCAAAATATTGGGAGCCGTTGCCGGAGCAGGAATGCTTGGCGGAGCGGGAAAACTCCTTGCCCAGGTCGGGAAGAAGAGCGTTGACTCGAACGGGAACCAGAAGAAGGTCATGGACAACGATCCGTTCGTCGGCCAGATCGAAATGGTTGGGTTCAATTTCGCTCCGGTTGGTTGGGCGCTTTGCGACGGGTCGCTCATCGCTATCTCAACTAACGAGGCATTATTCTCATTACTCGGCACAACATTCGGCGGCAACGGAATTAATACATTTGGTCTTCCAGATCTTAGGGGCAGGTTCCCTCTCGGTATGGGACAGGGGAATGGCCTGACGGATCGCCCAATAGGAGAAGAGAGTGGCGAAGAGAACCACACACTCATCAGCTCCGAGATGCCGATCCACACCCACCAGGTTGAGGCGAGCACTTCGAACGGGACATCAAGCACCCCTTCGGGCAATTATCCGGCTGTCAATAACGAAGGCATTCAGCATTATGCGACTACGGCCAACGGTACAATGAGCGCCAGCATGCTGACGAGCGCCGGCAGTAGCCAGTCGCACAACAATATGCCGCCGTTTCTTGCCGTAAACTTCATTATCGCCACATCGGGAATATTCCCGGCCAGATCCTGA
- a CDS encoding tail fiber protein: MEQISLPGNTEEKKPAERRRFLAKILGAVAGAGILGGAGKLLAQVGKKSVDTSGNQKKVADSSPYLGEIQMVSFSFAPTGWALCNGQLLPISQYAALFNLIGTTYGGDGQITFALPDLRSRVPIHQGQGNGLSNRVMGQMSGEENHQLTSSEMPSHSHSVTASTSNGTSSSPSGNYPAVNNEGIQHYGTTSNGTMNASMIGNTGSSTSHNNMQPYTCVNFIIALSGIYPSQS; this comes from the coding sequence ATGGAACAGATTAGTTTACCAGGCAACACCGAGGAAAAGAAACCCGCAGAGCGGAGACGTTTTCTTGCCAAAATATTGGGAGCCGTTGCCGGAGCCGGAATACTGGGCGGAGCAGGAAAACTTCTTGCCCAGGTCGGGAAGAAGAGCGTGGACACGAGCGGGAATCAGAAAAAAGTTGCAGACAGCAGCCCATACCTTGGAGAAATCCAAATGGTCTCTTTCAGTTTCGCGCCGACCGGCTGGGCTTTATGTAACGGGCAGCTTCTTCCCATCTCGCAATATGCCGCGCTGTTCAACCTGATCGGAACTACTTATGGCGGCGACGGCCAGATTACGTTCGCCCTGCCAGATCTGAGAAGTAGAGTGCCGATCCATCAGGGCCAGGGCAATGGGCTGAGCAACCGCGTAATGGGTCAGATGTCAGGCGAGGAGAATCACCAGCTCACCAGCAGCGAAATGCCGTCTCATTCCCACTCTGTTACCGCGAGCACTTCAAACGGTACTTCCTCTTCTCCTTCAGGCAATTATCCGGCGGTGAACAATGAAGGCATACAACATTATGGTACAACCTCGAACGGCACGATGAACGCTTCGATGATCGGCAACACCGGCAGTTCCACTTCACACAATAATATGCAGCCTTACACCTGCGTCAATTTCATAATTGCGCTTTCGGGAATATATCCCTCTCAAAGCTGA
- a CDS encoding Glu/Leu/Phe/Val dehydrogenase, giving the protein METVARGIVLHQNPYEAALKNFDMAADQLELDFDIRMMIRNPERVLTVNIPVRMDTGRIESFVGHRVQYSTARGPGKGGIRYHPDVTLDEVKALACWMTWKCAIVNIPFGGAKGGVTCNPKVLSIHELEHLTRRYTAGILPMIGPEMDIPAPDVYTNPQTMAWIMDTYSMMKGYSVPGVVTGKPLSLGGSQGRNEATGRGVFYTIQSACDILNLPLKGAKVVVQGFGNAGSVAAHLLDSGASYVIAVSDSSGCIYNKNGLDIPKLMLHKVRTGTVMGFPGAEQITPDELLSMQCDIFIPAALENSITGENANKLNTKIVAEAANGPVAPEGDTILFDKGVFIIPDILCNAGGVTVSYFEWAQDESHIFWDETEVYARLEKIMKFSFAEVIKIHHDRKVNMRIAANMLGIGRVAEATRLRGLYP; this is encoded by the coding sequence ATGGAAACGGTTGCTAGAGGAATCGTCCTCCACCAGAATCCGTACGAAGCCGCGTTGAAGAACTTCGACATGGCGGCGGATCAACTCGAGCTCGATTTCGATATTCGTATGATGATCAGAAATCCGGAACGCGTATTGACCGTGAACATCCCGGTTCGGATGGACACAGGCAGAATTGAGTCCTTTGTTGGCCATCGTGTTCAATACAGCACAGCGCGCGGACCGGGGAAAGGCGGAATTCGATATCATCCCGATGTGACACTCGACGAAGTGAAAGCACTCGCGTGCTGGATGACATGGAAATGTGCAATTGTAAACATACCGTTCGGCGGAGCGAAGGGTGGGGTAACTTGCAATCCCAAAGTGCTCTCGATTCATGAACTTGAACACCTCACGCGCAGGTATACCGCGGGCATTCTCCCGATGATAGGTCCTGAGATGGATATCCCCGCCCCGGATGTTTACACGAATCCGCAGACAATGGCCTGGATCATGGACACGTACAGCATGATGAAGGGATATTCTGTACCCGGCGTGGTAACCGGGAAACCTCTCAGCCTTGGCGGGTCGCAGGGAAGGAATGAAGCAACGGGGCGCGGCGTCTTCTACACCATCCAGAGCGCATGCGATATCCTGAACCTTCCTCTCAAAGGTGCGAAGGTTGTCGTCCAGGGATTCGGAAACGCTGGCTCTGTTGCGGCACATCTGCTCGACAGCGGTGCGAGTTACGTTATCGCGGTGAGCGATTCCTCGGGATGCATCTACAACAAGAACGGGCTGGATATCCCGAAGCTGATGCTGCACAAAGTCCGCACGGGCACTGTGATGGGGTTCCCCGGTGCAGAACAAATAACACCCGACGAGCTACTCTCGATGCAGTGCGACATCTTCATTCCTGCGGCGCTCGAGAATTCCATCACCGGCGAAAACGCTAACAAGCTTAACACGAAGATCGTTGCGGAAGCGGCCAACGGCCCCGTTGCGCCAGAAGGCGACACGATCCTATTCGATAAGGGCGTGTTCATCATTCCGGATATCCTGTGCAATGCCGGCGGCGTGACCGTTTCATATTTCGAGTGGGCGCAGGACGAGTCTCATATTTTCTGGGATGAGACGGAAGTCTACGCCCGCCTCGAGAAGATAATGAAGTTCAGCTTTGCAGAGGTAATCAAGATTCACCACGACAGGAAAGTGAACATGCGTATCGCTGCGAACATGCTGGGTATTGGAAGAGTCGCGGAGGCCACCCGCCTGCGCGGACTTTATCCGTAA